The Gemmatimonadota bacterium genome window below encodes:
- a CDS encoding efflux RND transporter permease subunit — protein sequence MTIVDFAIRRPVTVTMLVLAALIFGYVSFGRLAVNLLPDISYPSLTVRTEYEGAAPEEIENLISRRIEEAVGVITGLVEVSSISRAGVSDVILEFDWDTDMNLAVMDVRERVDRVFLPEDAERPLLLRYNPELDPIMRLGLSGEDLIMLRNLADWEIRRELETIPGVASVRMKGGLVEEIQVEIDEAQLTRLGLTFEQINRRLAAENINQAGGQLREGDEELIVRAVNEFQT from the coding sequence ATGACCATCGTCGACTTCGCCATCCGCAGGCCGGTCACCGTCACCATGCTGGTGCTGGCGGCGCTGATATTCGGCTACGTCTCCTTCGGCCGCCTCGCGGTAAATCTGCTGCCCGATATCTCCTATCCTTCACTGACCGTGCGGACCGAGTACGAGGGCGCCGCGCCCGAAGAGATCGAGAACCTCATTTCCCGGCGCATAGAAGAAGCCGTGGGCGTCATCACCGGACTGGTCGAAGTCAGTTCCATTTCGCGCGCCGGCGTCTCCGACGTGATACTGGAGTTCGACTGGGATACGGATATGAACCTCGCGGTCATGGACGTCCGCGAGCGGGTGGACCGGGTTTTCCTGCCGGAGGACGCCGAAAGGCCGTTGCTGCTCCGATACAACCCCGAGCTCGATCCGATCATGCGGCTCGGCCTGTCCGGCGAAGACCTGATCATGCTCCGCAACCTGGCGGATTGGGAAATCCGGAGGGAACTGGAGACGATTCCCGGGGTGGCGTCGGTGCGCATGAAGGGGGGACTGGTCGAGGAAATCCAGGTGGAGATCGACGAAGCGCAGCTGACGAGGCTGGGACTCACCTTCGAGCAGATCAACCGCCGTCTCGCCGCCGAGAACATCAACCAGGCCGGCGGGCAGCTCCGGGAAGGCGACGAGGAGTTGATCGTCCGCGCGGTCAACGAGTTCCAGACG